Proteins found in one Sardina pilchardus chromosome 11, fSarPil1.1, whole genome shotgun sequence genomic segment:
- the slc30a4 gene encoding zinc transporter 4: MSGANFMAKMKSAFRKEREDWDLSDTAPFDFSDDLVEDETPKFNKLKVVVSGEMDDYSAGAASNGIAVVEDDDSLLDSSLGSPGLNMDSCESCLKRKERVKQRRVMKKLGCAAVLYFLFMIGELVGGYVANSLAIMTDALHMLTDLIGIVVSLLALWLSAKPPSNKFTFGLHRLEVVSAGISVLLIYILTGVLLNEAVQRSIHQDFSIDGDVMLITAAVGVAVNLIMGFLLNQTGHLHSHSHGAPQPSQAPAHGHGHGHGHGHGSLAMRAAFIHALGDLVQSIGVLIAAYVVRFKPEYKMADPICTYVFSVLVLFTTVRIIRDTGVIVLEGTPRHLNVARIREDLLKLEDVQSVDELNIWALTGDKTVALVHLQLLPSTSGNWEEVQAKARHLLLHTHGVSRCTVQLQCSRLRALNTCTNCQSLSA, encoded by the exons ATGTCTGGCGCAAACTTTATGGCAAAGATGAAGTCCGCGTTCAGGAAGGAGCGCGAGGATTGGGACCTCAGTGACACCGCTCCTTTTGATTTTTCGGATGATCTTGTAGAAGATGAAACGCCCAAATTTAACAAATTAAAGGTAGTTGTCTCTGGAGAAATGGACGATTACTCAGCTGGCGCTGCATCTAATGGAATAGCTGTTGTAGAGGATGATGACTCGCTTCTCGATTCAAGTCTTGGGAGCCCAGGTTTGAATATGGACTCCTGCGAGAGCTGTttgaagagaaaggagagggtgaAACAACGGAGGGTGATGAAGAAGCTTGGTTGTGCCGCTGTATTGTATTTCCTTTTCATGATAGGAGAACTCGTGG GTGGTTATGTCGCCAATAGCCTGGCAATCATGACTGATGCACTTCATATGTTGACGGATCTTATTGGAATCGTTGTGTCTTTGCTGGCCTTGTGGCTTTCAGCAAAGCCTCCGTCGAACAAATTCACCTTTGGATTGCATCGCTTGG AGGTGGTGTCAGCAGGAATCAGTGTATTGCTTATATACATACTGACTGGAGTGTTACTGAACGAAGCTGTGCAGAGGTCCATTCATCAGGACTTCAGCATAGATGGAGACGTTATGCTCATTACAGCTGCAGTTGGAGTTGCAGTCAATCTAAT AATGGGATTCCTGTTGAACCAGACGGGACACCTCCACTCGCATTCCCACGGGGCCCCTCAGCCAAGCCAGGCCCCGGCCCATGGGCATGGGCATGGGCACGGTCACGGTCATGGCAGCCTGGCAATGAGGGCTGCATTCATCCATGCACTGGGTGACCTGGTTCAGAGCATTGGTGTGCTCATCGCAGCCTACGTGGTCCGCTTCAAG CCTGAATACAAGATGGCAGACCCTATCTGCACTTATGTGTTTTCTGTCCTGGTGCTTTTCACCACTGTGAGAATCATAAGAGACACCGGGGTTATTGTACTGGAAG ggACTCCAAGGCATCTGAACGTGGCGCGCATCAGGGAGGACTTGTTGAAGCTGGAGGACGTGCAGTCAGTGGACGAACTGAACATTTGGGCGCTCACCGGAGATAAGACAGTGGCCCTTGTCCATCTCCAGCTGT tgcCATCTACCAGTGGGAACTGGGAGGAGGTCCAGGCGAAGGCCAGACAcctgctgctgcacacacatgGAGTGTCTCGGTGCACAGTCCAACTCCAGTGCTCCAGGCTCAGGGcactaaacacatgcacaaactgcCAATCTCTCagtgcctga
- the bloc1s6 gene encoding biogenesis of lysosome-related organelles complex 1 subunit 6 isoform X1 codes for MTTCNHREFRNKDADRQYCSGITLVVIAMLHSPMEQGDTERPPERESPQHQGPNMVTGESTPPDDIAFINDQTIERLTHGLIAHYLPDLQDSKQALQELTQNQVILLDTLDQEITKFKDCNSLLDLNSLFTEAKIYHTKLVNIRKDMMVLHDKTTKLKKRALKLQQQRQKEALEKEQQREKELERERQLIAKPARRT; via the exons ATGACAACATGCAACCACAGAGAATTTCGCAATAAA GATGCAGACAGACAGTACTGCTCAGGTATTACAT TGGTGGTTATAGCTATGCTGCATTCACCCATGGAGCAAGGGGACACAGAACGCCCACCTGAGCGCGAGTCACCTCAGCATCAAG GACCTAATATGGTGACTGGAGAATCAACACCTCCAGATGACATTGCCTTCATCAATGACCAAACCATTGAGAGGTTAACACATGGACTTATAGCTCATTATCTACCAGACCTGCAAGACTCCAAGCAAGCACTCCAGGAACTGAC CCAAAACCAAGTGATATTGCTTGACACACTGGATCAGGAAATAACTAAATTTAAAGACTGCAATTCACTGCTTGATTTAAATTCACTG TTCACAGAGGCAAAGATTTATCATACCAAATTGGTGAACATACGAAAAGACATGATGGTTCTTCATGATAAGACAACTAAACTAAAG AAAAGAGCATTGAAACTTCaacaacagagacagaaagaagctTTGGAAAAAGAGCAACAGCGTGAGAAGGAGTTAGAGCGAGAACGGCAACTTATTGCTAAGCCTGCAAGAAGAACATAA
- the bloc1s6 gene encoding biogenesis of lysosome-related organelles complex 1 subunit 6 isoform X2: MLHSPMEQGDTERPPERESPQHQGPNMVTGESTPPDDIAFINDQTIERLTHGLIAHYLPDLQDSKQALQELTQNQVILLDTLDQEITKFKDCNSLLDLNSLFTEAKIYHTKLVNIRKDMMVLHDKTTKLKKRALKLQQQRQKEALEKEQQREKELERERQLIAKPARRT, translated from the exons ATGCTGCATTCACCCATGGAGCAAGGGGACACAGAACGCCCACCTGAGCGCGAGTCACCTCAGCATCAAG GACCTAATATGGTGACTGGAGAATCAACACCTCCAGATGACATTGCCTTCATCAATGACCAAACCATTGAGAGGTTAACACATGGACTTATAGCTCATTATCTACCAGACCTGCAAGACTCCAAGCAAGCACTCCAGGAACTGAC CCAAAACCAAGTGATATTGCTTGACACACTGGATCAGGAAATAACTAAATTTAAAGACTGCAATTCACTGCTTGATTTAAATTCACTG TTCACAGAGGCAAAGATTTATCATACCAAATTGGTGAACATACGAAAAGACATGATGGTTCTTCATGATAAGACAACTAAACTAAAG AAAAGAGCATTGAAACTTCaacaacagagacagaaagaagctTTGGAAAAAGAGCAACAGCGTGAGAAGGAGTTAGAGCGAGAACGGCAACTTATTGCTAAGCCTGCAAGAAGAACATAA